A segment of the Aureliella helgolandensis genome:
TCGTTCGACTGCCGCTTGGCGACGTGCGTCTCCATCGGAACGATCGCATTCGTTCTCGGATTCTTTCTTCAATCTATCTACGTGAGCCTGAGCCTGCTGCTGCAATGACTCAAGCGTCGGCTTGCGGCGAAACGAACTACTGCCTGCACTAGCCCGAACGCGCATTCCGTCTTGGGCAATGGTCTCCAGGGGCACCAGACCTTGGGCGACCAACGAGGCAACCGTGTCAACGAGCGTCTTCTCCAAGAATGCTCCGTTCTCCACTCGAAAGTCGCTCAACGTGTGATAATTGACCGTGACATTTCCGAGCGTCCATAAATAGGCTATGTCCGTCTCGCATCGGCGACCAAGTTCTCGGGCTGTGCCGATGCCATCCAAGGTTGCCAGAAGCCACAGTGAAACCAGTATCTCCGGCGCAATACTATTGCGGCCAACGGTGCTCTTGGTGACAACGATCTTTTCATACAGAGGTTCTAGGTCCAACGTTTTGACAAACGACCAGACAATGCGAGCACGATGGTCGCGCGGAAGCATATCTTCAAGTGAAAGCATGTGCATTTCCACTTGAATACGATGGGGGCGGGAAACACGAGCAAGCTGCGATGGTTTTTGAGTATTCATACTATAGTTGTAGCGCCCAAAATTAATTTGCAAACCACTTGGCTAAAAATTCACAGCCTAGCCGCGTGACGGGCTGTCGATTTAATAGCAATTTGAATTCTAACGCGGAGGTTGCGTCCCATACTGCCTTGCAGCGGCAACTATCTTTCCTTGCTCACGCAGCGGGTTACTATTTCGACAGGCCCGGTAAGCAAGGAAAGTTGGTCTCCGCTTCACACCGGTTACGGAAGCTACCTCGACGCCAAAGCCGAAAAATGCCCTAAATTTGACTAACCACCGCCAGGAGGTCTGTCCCCCAAAGGCTAGCTCTACTGGGGGGCTGGTGTAATCGCACGCTTTCAGGCACCACCCGTTCTAGCCGGGGGGGCTATTGCGGGCTGGCAGGGGCGGTTTGGTAGGCCCTGGAGCGGAATAGGAATTCCGTTAGGTTTCCCTCGTGAGGCTGGAGCCAATTTAGCCTATTGGTGGGGATGGGGCCGATGTTGAGCCGATCGACGCTCGTGCTCTCAGTAAACTGGTCGATCAGTTCTCCATCTTCAGTAATCAGGGTACCGACCAGGGTGGGGCCGATCTTCTTCAGTAGTTGTTTCTGATCGCACTTCACGACGCTGACGAAGGGGAACATGTATTCCTTGCTGGCGATCGCACGATCTGGACTGTCCGCCGTGGCCACCACGGGCTTCAGGTAGGCGCAACGTTCCTTTTCCACCAGTCGATCTCCAAATTGTGCGGTGAGGTCGGTCACTCCGCTCTCGGCGAGGTCTTGTTGGACCATGGCCCAGGTTCCGGTAGCCATCTTAGCGTTGGTGAAAGCCGCTAGGCCAGCTTGATCGTCTTGGGGAGGCAGGACCGCGGTTGGGCCAAGGCGCTCGGCTAGAGCGGCAGCGATCTTTTCGGTATGCCGCGAAGCCCAGATTCCCGAGCAGTTGATGCAGCTGCGGCCACTGTTGGAAAAGACGCTTTCGACCATGACATCGAGGTAGTCTTCCCAGCGATCTACGCAGTCGTCACCAAAGATGATTTTCGAGAAACCGGGGCCATGCGCTTGGACCCGAGGATTCCCCGCGTACTGTTCCACCGTTTGGGCGCTGCCGAAGACCATGGACCGTGGCGATCGGCTGAGAAGGGCTTGGCCCACATCGTGTCCACCGGGGTAGAGAGCGAAGGCTTCTGCTGGAATGCCGGCTTCAATGAATGCGGCGACCATGCGATAGGGGGTCCAAGGCTCTTGGCTACCCGGCTTAAGCATCAGTCCAATTTGCAGGGCCACTGCAGGCAGCCACAAGGTATGCACGCCGGGGGAGTTGTTGGGCAGCACAGCGCCCAACACCGGTGTTTGTACTTGATAGCTGACGGTGACCCCGCGTCCTTCGTCGCCATATCCACGCGTCAGAATGTTCAGATCGAGTCCGCGGGTCAGCGAGTCGAGGATCTGCTCCATGTTAGCCAGCACGAAGGAGTTCTTCTTCATGTTGCCGCGACACATGTGCTCCGGCAGTCCGGTGCTCGCAGATTGTTGGTGGATGAACTCGTCGACCGATTGTGTGCCATCTCCCATGGGGAGCGTTGCAGTTTCGAATAGCTCTGCTGCTTTTTTGCATCGCGTCAGCAACTCTGACGGAGCGATCGCGCGCAGCACTGCACGAGCACGCGCGGTGTGTTTCATGTCAAGCTGCAGCATGCCGCCGTTGACTTGACCAATGCTGGCGATCGGCTCGCCAGTATCGAAGTGAACCACTTCCTGAGTTTCGAGGGACTTGTAAGGCTTCCCCCAACGCAAGGCATTCAAAGTCAACACGCTAAACAGCTCCAACCTATAAAGACGCCTCGTTCGGCGCGGTTTCTGATAGAAAGATTTAGGGGTGCGCTTTTAATACACGCCCACGGTAGTTTGCGAGGCAATGGCGTGGTACGGTCGCACGCCACTGACACCGTCCCAAGGGTATTTGGCGAAAGGCGCCTCGCGTTCCCCTTCATCCCGCTCGAGAAAGCCGGGGACAAAGAATTCTTTGGTCAGCGTGTAGAGTTTGACGCGACCGGTTGCCTGGTAGGGGACGACTTGGTGGTGATCGTCAAAATCGACCACTTCGACCACGGCGCGAGGCTGCGGTGCGTAGTAAGCAATCTTGTAGTCATCTTCCGCAGTAATCGGTTTGCTGCACGCCAAGCCCATCAGCGTATTGCCGTAGGTGGGAGTCATGTACACGCCGCTTTCCTCAGCGGGGCCTCCCAGTAGTTCCTCGACGCAAAAGCGAGTCCACTGAGGAGTGAACTCGGTTCCGCCCGAGAAGATTCCGGTAATGCCGATTTCTTGAATACTCGTCCCCTGCTCCGCCAGGCCGTAGGCCAACGATTCCAGCAGCTTGGGAGTGGTAAACATGCACTTGATATCGTGCCCTGCCGTCAGAATGGTAATGGCTTGGTCAATGCAGTGCTTTTTGTACTCTTCCAGGTGCTCCATCCAGCCCTTTTTGATCAGCTTGACCACCCATCGTGGATCGAGATCAATGCAGAAGCTGATGCCGCCACGATGCTGGCACAAATGCTCAACGGCCAATCGCAAGCGTCGCGGACCGGAAGGGCCGAGCATCAACCAATTGCCACCCTTAGGGAAATACTCATCGGGAAGTGTATCGCTAAACAGCTCGTAGTCGGTGCGAAAGTCATCGATCACCACGCGACTCTTCGGTACTCCCGTTGTACCACCCGTTTCGAAGACGTAGGTGGGGCGTCCATCGAGGCCCTTGGGAACCCACCGTCGCACGGGACCGCCACGCAACCAATCGTCCTCGAACAGTGGGAACTTCTTGAGGTCTTCGAAGCTCTTGACTTCCGTCAACGGGTCGAATTTGAGGTCGCGTTTCTTTTCAAGCCAGAATGGTGAACCGGTACTCTCGTGGAAGTGCCACTGCACCGTCTCGACAGTGTGGGCGTCTAGTGCCGCGCGTGCTGCAGCCTCGGAATCAGCGTTGTTTTGTCCTGCGCTCTCGACCGTCATCTGTGCGTTCTCTTGAGGGGAGTGGTGGGGATGGGGATCAGCCAAGGTGAGGTTGACGAGCATAACCGACTAGACCGGTCGAGACAACTATCCGTGGCTATAGGTACGAAAAAACGCAGGCCAAAGATGACCTGCGTTTTAGAATTTTTCGAACTGAAAGCTTGCCTCCAATTAAGGAGTGACGATTCCAGTAGCGACTGGAGGGGTGAACCCGTCGTCGTCGTCCGCCAGGGCTGCAATGCCTACGGCCAGACCAGCGATGCCCAGTAGTCCACCGGCACCACCAAATCCACCGCCGCCACCGCCGCCGCCGAATCCACCGCCACCGGAGAATCCACCACCCGCAGGGAATCCACCGCCGAGAGCTGGAGGACCAGCAAATTCTTCAACGATCATGGGAGGCTGGTTGGCAGGTGTCGATGGTGCGATCACGGGGACCATCAACGATTGCTGTACGACTGCATTGTTCATCTTGGCCGCTACAAATCGCGACGACTTGTCGTTGGATGTCAGTTGGTTTCCAGCGGTCTCGTCGACAACTTCAACGCCGATCGAACCGAAGCCAATTCCGCCCACGACCAGGTCGTATGCACCAGCCGATTGAGGATGGAAGGTAAAGCGTCCGGTGCTATCAACCGCAGCTGTTTCCGTAACCACACCGTCTTGAAGAATCTTGACCGTGTGAGCTTCAGGAGTTCCGTTTCCATGGGAGAAGGAAAGGTAGCAATCGACAACACCACCGTTCATCGCTACGCGTTGCGATTGAACTACGGGGCCAACAGGTTCTTGAAGTGGGCCGTAGGTCGATTCAGCAATTGGACCTGGCACAAACAAGCTTCGCAGAATTCCATCAACCTCAGCGCGGTTGAGATGGGTTGCGTAAACTGCCATGCCCTGGTCTGCAGCACCTTGCGGGTGCGACAGGACTTGTACCGCGTGAGCCGCAAAAGTGTTGGGGCCGGCAGCGGTCAGGCCGTAAACGCCAGGTGCCACTTTCGAAAGGATGAAGTTGCCATTGGAGTCGGCTGTCGCCGAAGCTACCAAGGCTTCCCCGTCACGCAGTTCAACCACCGAGCCGGCTTGTGGGGTGGTGATGCCACCTGCTCCGACGGTGACGACTTGACCCTGGACGTTTCCTGCTGCATCAAGACTAGCCCAGCCACTGTGATAAACGCCTGGTGCAACCGTGGAAGATGCGGTTTGAACCACTTCCTGAGCGACGGCAAACGGTGCTAGACCGCAGCAGACAAGCATCGCTGCAATAAACTTTTTCATGCTGTAACTTTCTCGGGAGAACAAACTCGGGTGTATTTTAGTCTGGGTTGGTACTTTAGGGGCAATACGTCGCATGCGTCGAGTTTAGTAAGTCGACCGATTAAGGTCAATCGAAAGGGCTCGAAAATCATGCAATCCTCATAATTAGTTACTTTGGTGCCACTCTTGGCGTGTAGATATCGCTTACGCTCCCCCTGCTGGCAGGAGGATTGACTCGCTTTCCAATCGGGAAGTCGTCGGCGCGTGTCCGCGTTCCCAGCGGAATGGTGCGGTCGGAGCTCTTGGTTTTCAGGTAGCCCATGAGCTTGTCGAGCGAAATTTGCTGCACACCATTCTGCCGCGCCAGTTTCATGAATTCTGCATACTGGGTTGCCTTGGCTGCCTGCTGTTGCCGCATTTCGTCGCTGGCATTCTCCGGCAGGCTCAAGTCGGTTCCTAGCACTAGCCAACTGGTATTATAGGTCATTTGTCCGGTTGAGGTTCCCTCGGGGGAGATTTCCGCATCGATCGATCCGCCAGCCGTTCCAATCAGCTCGCGAATTTGATTGATGTCGTCCTTGCCGTCTCCGTTGACGTCCATGACGCCGACCAGGGCAAAGCCGACCTTGCGTCCAGGCCGCCAGGCAGGAGAGTAAACCTTGTCCCCTTTCATGATGGTCTTGCGGTAGTCGTAGTCCTGAACCGTAGCTTGGCACAGGTGGGCATCGAATACGCGATTGACGATCAGCTGAGCTTTGGGCTTGGCTTCGCTAATGTTGACGGCCGATTCGTCAATGACGGAGAACGGCACGCCTTCGCGGAGTCCATCTTCTTTGCCTAGGTTGATCCATACCACGGTTCCACCGTTGGCGACATCAATGATGTCACCTTGAGGTGCCGCGAAGTCCGGATTCTCGTACTGAGCCAGCTTGTCGGTGAGATCGTCGATCGCCGCTCGTTGGCGGTCGGCGGTGGCGGTCGTGTTCTTCAACTCGTTGGTGACGGCAGCCATCTTGGAGTCCAGCATTTGCTTGTATTCCCCAAACTTGGCGACCGCTTCGTCCTTCTGCTTGTTAACTTCTGCCAGCATTTTGGCATGTTCAACGCGGGTTTGTTCGAGGTCGGCTTCCGCCTTCTTTTGCGCCGCGACCGCATCTTCTGCTTTCTTGGTCTCACGCTGCACGGTAGCTGTTTTTTCTTCGGTCAGTTTGGCTTCACGCTGCCGAGCGGTATCGATGTCCACGTTTCGCTCACGCACTGTATTCAGCAGGTACATGGGCAAGGCCATCAAGTCCTTTTCGTTGGCCGGCACGCTGGGCGCGAACAACTTCATCGCTTCGGCATAGTCTTTTTCCACCATCGAAAGCGATTCATCCGCCTGGAACTCGGACTGCATCCGCTCCATGTCCTCTACGGAATTCTCACCGTAGCCGAGCATCGACTTCAAGCGTTCGACACGCGAATCCGATTTGCGAACCGCCGCGGTAGCGGTGGACAATTGCTCATTTGCCGCATCCAGCTTCGTCGATAAGTCTGCGTGACTACGCCACAAAAAGAACATTCCGAGGAGCAATGCGACCGACAAAAACGCCATAGTGATGACGTATGCTTGCCAGGCGAATAGGTTCCTGTCGCGAACTGCCATGTCTGGGATCCGAGAAAAGAGTCCGGGAAAAAGGTGGACAACCAGCCACGCTATTGCGGACGAACTGGTCTGATCAGCAGTTGTCAGTGTATTTACCCGCTCTCACGTCGTCAAACTTTTCGCACTCCTTCCCGCCGTTCCCATCTGATTTTCGGGAACAAAATCCCCCAATCCCTAGGATCCGCACAACTATTCACGTAGCTACGCTTATTCACGTAGCTACGCTCGCCAGAGCGTGGATAGCATCTATTCACGTAGCTACGCTCGTCAGAGCGTGGATAGCATCGCAATTGAAGCAACAAGTACCGTCTGGCGACGGTATCTACGGTACGACTCGTGCACCAGTTACCGGCGAATTTGTACCGGCGAATTTGGGAACTGTGAAGCAAAACGGCGGGTGAGAGCCCTCCAGCATGGGGGCACAAGGGCCACGCCAACGAAAATGAGGCAGATCCAGCCCACCAGCTGCCCGGCCGCTTGGACCAGTCCCCAGCGCCCGTCGCGCCGTGGGGAGGCTAGGATGCCATCGGCTACCAAGCGATCGGTCGCTTGAAGGATTCGGCCACTCCCATCGATGTGCGCCGAAATTCCCGTGTTGGCTGCCACTAACATGGGAAGGTGGTTCTCGACCGCAATCAGGGTAGAGCAGGCCAAGTGGTGGTCCAAAATAGAGGATCCTCGAAACCAGCTGTCGTTGGTGACATTAATCAGGACGTCAGGGGCCTCTCCCCGCGCCCTTAAGGTACCGATCTGCCAGGCCACCAACTGCGGGAGCGTGCTCTCAAAGCAGATGTTGGGAGCGAAGCGGACTTCGCCAATTTGAAACGACCGGGCATCCTCACCTGGTTGCGTCCGCAGGGGGTACAGTTGCCGCAACCACTCCATGGCCGCTCCCCAAGGAATGTACTCGCCAAACATCACCAATTGCATTTTGGCGTAGTGCCCCAGCACCCTGCCATCTGGGCCAATAAAGATAGCCGCATTGTAGTCTCGCTGTTCCTGGTCGTTGATGACGATCGCGTCTCCCCCTACTAGCAAGTGCGGGCTCTGCTGCCTGGTTGCCTCGTCGGGACGCAAGCGAAAGGTTTGTCCTCGAGCGGCAGCCAACACCATGCCTATCTTCGTGAAAAACGCTTCTTGGATCGCTTCGATCTGTCGGAGGACTAGCTCGGGAGCACCCTGGGCCATCGCTTCCGGTAATTCTTGGGGTAGGTTGGGGGAAATCCAAGGCGTATCCCCGCCCGTAAAAGTCGACTCTGGCCATACCACCAGAGCAATTTCTACTCCGGTGGACCGGTGCTCATTCGCCAGTTTCCGAGTTAGCTCCAAATAGCGATTCCACGCCTGCCGGTACATCGATCGGTCTGCGTCGAACTGCGTCGGGGTATTCTCCTGGACTAGCAAAACGTTGAGGAGAGGCGGAGATTGAGCCAGTTGATCTGCCTGCCGCAGTCGCCATCCTCCATACGCGAGAGTTGTCATCACCAAGCCGCTTGCCAGCCCTAACGCCGCCACAGGGAAGGGACGCTGTGCTGTAGCTTGGCTGAGAGTGGATTCCCGGTTGGCCAGCCGCTTTCTCAATCTTTGCCGGTCCAACAGGTAGACCGCCAGTTGGTAGGCAGCGACGGCAACCGCCATCATGATCCAGCTCAATCCGTACACGCCTATTTGATCGGTGATTTGAATTGTCAGCGGATGCCTAGCTTCGGTGTGCGCCAATAAATTGACTGCGAATCCGGTCATGAATAGGCTCCGAAACAGCTCCAGACCAACCCAGGATGTTGGTGCAGCGAGTAGTAATGGGAGTCGCAGTTGTTGCCGTAGTAGACGCGTCATTCCCACGAACAGCGGGATGTAGCAAGCCAGGTACAGGGACAGGGCTAGCCAACCGAAGTAGAGTGGCCAATAAGCGAGGCGGATGCCTTGGAGCGTTGCCAGCCAAAAGAGGCAGCCGCTGAGCCAAAGTGCCGTGTAACCCCGCCGTGAAATGGGGGGCTTGCGATCGGCTACGACCAGCCATCCCATTGGTGCCAGCCAGGCCAGGAGACTCAGGCCAACTGGCGGAAAGGCTGCCCACAGAGCCACCGCACTGGCGAGCGAGGGCCACAGCACGCTGCGCCAGTCGGATGCCGGTTGGCCTGTTGCAGCCGCCGGTTTTTCGGATGGGGTGGCGCGTTTGGTGCGGGGCTTCCTTGCCATAATCTGTATCTTGCCCAGTCTAGTGGTTGGTGCCAAGCTGCTCGCCACTGTCGTTCCCGCCAAGTGAGGGAATGGCAGTCTGTTATGCCTATGCCCAGTCGAGTGGGCGATGCCAAGCTTCAAATAGTGCTTGCCACGGGCGGTCGACCAAGGTGCGATCGGCGGCTGCTATCGTTACGTTGGCTCCCTCGACCACTTCTCCCAATCGCACGCACGGAACGCTGCCGAGCAATCGCTTGAATTCCGCCTCATGAGCCACATCGACTTCGATCAAAAAGCGGCTGTTGCTTTCGGAGAATAGCAATTCGGTAGCTTCGATTCCAGCCTGCCCTAGGGCTTCTTGGAGATCCACCGACAGGCCCAATTGTCCGGCAAAGGCCATTTCTGCAAGTGCCACAGCCAAGCCGCCTTCGCTCAAGTCGTGGCAAGCTCGCACGCTCTGAGCCCGGATCGCCGCATGCACTGCTTGGAAGATCGCCTGGGCCTCTCCGAGCCGAACCTTGGGAACTTGCCCGCCCGATTTCTCCAGGACTTGCAAGACGTGGGAGCCACCCAGCTCGCGGTGCGTAGCGCCGACCAGGTAGATCGGATTCCCCGCCTCTTTCAGGTCCATGGTCACGCATTGGGCGACATCCTCCACCTGCCCCATCGCACTGATCAGCAGTGAAGGTGGGATGGCCAGCGTTTGCTTGACACCCGCTTCGTCAACCCAGCTGAATTCGTTGTTGAGGCTGTCTTTGCCACTAATAAAGGGAGTTTTCCAAGCGATCGCCACATCGTGGCAGGCAAGTGCGGCGCGAACCAGTGTGCCGAGCGTCTCGGGACGGTCCGTATTTCCCCAACAGAAATTATCCAAGATCGCGATGCGGGTTGGGTTGGCACCGACGGCCACCGCGTTGCGAATCGCTTCGTCAATCGCACTGGCTGCCATGTCATAAGGATCCAGATCGCCGTAGTAAGGGTTCATGCCGCAGCTGATCACGACGCCCCGTTGGCTCTCGAGTCGCGGTCGCACCACGGCGGCATCACCCGGACCGTTGCTCTGTGGGCCCACAAGGGGTTTGATGGCGCTGCCGGCTTGGACCTCATGGTCGTATTGCCGAATGACCCAATGCTTGCTGGCAACATTGAGGGAGCCGAGGATGGCGCTGAGGGCCTGCTCCGTGGCGGCCTGGTCCATGGCTGGTAATTCCACCTGGCGGACCGCTGGAGCCGCGTAGGTCGCTTCACGGACGACTGGTGGACGCCCGTCGTGCAGGAATTCCATCGCTACCGAGCCGACCTCTTGGCCGTCATACATCAATCGCAGCATGCCCGTGGGGACAAATTGCCCAATGACCGACGCTTCGACTCCTTCGGCGGCGCACAATTCTTGCATCCGCTCGAGCTTTTCAGGTGGCACGGCAAAAACCATTCGCTCTTGCGCTTCGCTGATCCAAATTTCGGTGTAGCTCAAGCCAGCGTACTTCAGGGGCGCTCGGTCGAGCCACACTTCGGCCCCGAGTTTTTCACCCATTTCGCCCACGGCGCTGCTGAAACCGCCCGCTCCACAATCGGTCACGGCGGAGTAGAGCTCTTCGTCGCGAGCTTGGAGCATGACGTCCAGCACCATCTTCTCGGTGATGGCGTTACCAATCTGCACGCTACCGCCACTAATCGACTCGCTTTCGCTGGTCAGTTCGGCACTGCTGAAGGTGGCTCCATGGATTCCATCGCGTCCCGTTCGACCGCCAATGGTGACAATGTAATCTCCAGGTAGCGGTTCCTTTTCAACTTTGTCGACCGGCAGCAACCCGGCATTGCCACAGTAAACGAGTGGATTTCCCAGGTAGCGAGGGTCGAAGTAAACGGCGCCATTGACGGTGGGGATGCCCATCCGATTGCCGTAGTCACGCACTCCGGAAACCACCCCCTTCATCACGCGTCGCGGGTGCAGAACACCTGGCGGTAGCGTCGCTGGATCGGTATTCGGGGGTGCAAAGCAGAAAATGTCGGTGTTGCAAAATGGTTTGGCGCCTAGGCCGGTGCCCATGGGATCGCGGATCACGCCGCCAATTCCCGTGTTGGAACCTCCATAAGGCTCGATGGCACTTGGGTGATTGTGGGTTTCGACTTTGAACACGACATGGTAATCGTCGTCGAATTTGACCACCCCTGCATTGTCCGAGAAGACTTTGACGCACCAGTCGTCGTCCCCTAATTCTTGTCGAATCTGCACCGTTGCCTGGAAAATGGTCTCTTTCAGCATGTTTTTGAACTGCTTGGAGCCGTTTTC
Coding sequences within it:
- a CDS encoding aldehyde dehydrogenase family protein, with product MLTLNALRWGKPYKSLETQEVVHFDTGEPIASIGQVNGGMLQLDMKHTARARAVLRAIAPSELLTRCKKAAELFETATLPMGDGTQSVDEFIHQQSASTGLPEHMCRGNMKKNSFVLANMEQILDSLTRGLDLNILTRGYGDEGRGVTVSYQVQTPVLGAVLPNNSPGVHTLWLPAVALQIGLMLKPGSQEPWTPYRMVAAFIEAGIPAEAFALYPGGHDVGQALLSRSPRSMVFGSAQTVEQYAGNPRVQAHGPGFSKIIFGDDCVDRWEDYLDVMVESVFSNSGRSCINCSGIWASRHTEKIAAALAERLGPTAVLPPQDDQAGLAAFTNAKMATGTWAMVQQDLAESGVTDLTAQFGDRLVEKERCAYLKPVVATADSPDRAIASKEYMFPFVSVVKCDQKQLLKKIGPTLVGTLITEDGELIDQFTESTSVDRLNIGPIPTNRLNWLQPHEGNLTEFLFRSRAYQTAPASPQ
- the lnt gene encoding apolipoprotein N-acyltransferase; this translates as MARKPRTKRATPSEKPAAATGQPASDWRSVLWPSLASAVALWAAFPPVGLSLLAWLAPMGWLVVADRKPPISRRGYTALWLSGCLFWLATLQGIRLAYWPLYFGWLALSLYLACYIPLFVGMTRLLRQQLRLPLLLAAPTSWVGLELFRSLFMTGFAVNLLAHTEARHPLTIQITDQIGVYGLSWIMMAVAVAAYQLAVYLLDRQRLRKRLANRESTLSQATAQRPFPVAALGLASGLVMTTLAYGGWRLRQADQLAQSPPLLNVLLVQENTPTQFDADRSMYRQAWNRYLELTRKLANEHRSTGVEIALVVWPESTFTGGDTPWISPNLPQELPEAMAQGAPELVLRQIEAIQEAFFTKIGMVLAAARGQTFRLRPDEATRQQSPHLLVGGDAIVINDQEQRDYNAAIFIGPDGRVLGHYAKMQLVMFGEYIPWGAAMEWLRQLYPLRTQPGEDARSFQIGEVRFAPNICFESTLPQLVAWQIGTLRARGEAPDVLINVTNDSWFRGSSILDHHLACSTLIAVENHLPMLVAANTGISAHIDGSGRILQATDRLVADGILASPRRDGRWGLVQAAGQLVGWICLIFVGVALVPPCWRALTRRFASQFPNSPVQIRR
- the purL gene encoding phosphoribosylformylglycinamidine synthase subunit PurL, whose translation is MTLWEIDVLPAAGQNDVAGQTLAADARDLGLDPNLTIAASRGFLLQGELSAEQVAQAAEQLLADSVTESATVAPMGDAVLAQSRTAADGVDLSQLVHVLPKPGVMDPVALSTLQALQDMGLPVEQVSTLRKYWLPAATDPAQLKRLCQKLLFNDSIERVVTGPLNLTKLDAGSDYQFSLQRVPIRELNDEQLLQLSKQGQLYLTLTEMQTIAAHFQGLNREPTDIELETVAQTWSEHCSHKTLAGRIAYTDENGSKQFKNMLKETIFQATVQIRQELGDDDWCVKVFSDNAGVVKFDDDYHVVFKVETHNHPSAIEPYGGSNTGIGGVIRDPMGTGLGAKPFCNTDIFCFAPPNTDPATLPPGVLHPRRVMKGVVSGVRDYGNRMGIPTVNGAVYFDPRYLGNPLVYCGNAGLLPVDKVEKEPLPGDYIVTIGGRTGRDGIHGATFSSAELTSESESISGGSVQIGNAITEKMVLDVMLQARDEELYSAVTDCGAGGFSSAVGEMGEKLGAEVWLDRAPLKYAGLSYTEIWISEAQERMVFAVPPEKLERMQELCAAEGVEASVIGQFVPTGMLRLMYDGQEVGSVAMEFLHDGRPPVVREATYAAPAVRQVELPAMDQAATEQALSAILGSLNVASKHWVIRQYDHEVQAGSAIKPLVGPQSNGPGDAAVVRPRLESQRGVVISCGMNPYYGDLDPYDMAASAIDEAIRNAVAVGANPTRIAILDNFCWGNTDRPETLGTLVRAALACHDVAIAWKTPFISGKDSLNNEFSWVDEAGVKQTLAIPPSLLISAMGQVEDVAQCVTMDLKEAGNPIYLVGATHRELGGSHVLQVLEKSGGQVPKVRLGEAQAIFQAVHAAIRAQSVRACHDLSEGGLAVALAEMAFAGQLGLSVDLQEALGQAGIEATELLFSESNSRFLIEVDVAHEAEFKRLLGSVPCVRLGEVVEGANVTIAAADRTLVDRPWQALFEAWHRPLDWA